In the genome of Oceaniferula marina, one region contains:
- a CDS encoding purple acid phosphatase family protein — MRSIIILLAATATLVQAKITRTPYLQLANDSSIHIVWRTDNAIQPSIRYGLSAEQLGESSDTVLTRQTKKDNKDASTPPLFDAPKGTFQYEAKVSGLKADTLYHYAVFDGQKRLTPNDGTYTFRTHPKPGSPRDLYFWAVGDSGTGSIYQKKVFQAMLDYNAKHKLTLDMYLHVGDMAYGSGKDPEFQSKFFQIYQPTLRNTVCWPAMGNHEGYTSNGKTGVGPYYDAYVSPTKGEAGGVPSGTEAYYSYDYGRVHFIVLNSHDLDRKPTATMAQWLKEDLAKTSSKKSDWIVAFWHHPPYTKGSHDSDKEKQLIEMREYIMPILESSGVDLVLTGHSHIYERSMLIDGAYDTPTTAENHVLDDGDGHHQGDGSYQKSPGLKPNEGTIQIVTGHGGQGLRRKGYSPIMKRSILEHGSTLVWVKGDTLSAIMLDKTGKVADEFQIEKKQAVTPTRIAKPWSPTDLTAGTYLIPKNASWSYLSEGHPAAEWAKPGFNTSTWKTGRAGFGYGDNDDTTITNIQGKQNCIYIRKNFTLKKAADAKKLWLSINYDDGFILYLNGKEAFRQNVKKGRGKEAKGVAHHDAVKFDQFDLSPFASLLKEGNNTIAIEGHNRNLNSSDLSLHPTLILKTK; from the coding sequence ATGCGATCCATCATCATTCTCCTCGCCGCCACCGCCACCCTGGTCCAGGCAAAAATCACCCGCACCCCCTACCTCCAACTCGCCAACGACAGCTCAATCCATATCGTTTGGCGCACCGATAACGCAATCCAGCCAAGCATCCGCTACGGCCTGAGCGCGGAGCAGTTAGGGGAAAGCTCGGATACCGTCCTGACGCGGCAAACCAAAAAAGACAACAAGGACGCAAGCACGCCCCCCCTATTCGACGCCCCCAAAGGGACCTTCCAGTATGAAGCCAAGGTCTCCGGACTCAAAGCGGATACCCTCTACCACTACGCCGTTTTTGACGGCCAAAAGCGCCTCACCCCCAACGACGGCACTTACACCTTCCGCACCCACCCAAAACCAGGCAGCCCGCGCGACCTCTACTTTTGGGCTGTCGGCGATTCCGGCACCGGCAGCATCTATCAGAAAAAAGTGTTCCAGGCGATGCTCGACTACAACGCCAAACACAAACTCACACTGGATATGTATCTGCACGTCGGAGACATGGCATACGGGTCCGGCAAAGACCCCGAATTCCAATCGAAATTCTTCCAAATTTACCAACCAACGCTGCGCAACACCGTCTGCTGGCCCGCCATGGGTAACCACGAAGGTTACACCTCCAACGGCAAAACCGGAGTCGGCCCGTATTACGACGCCTATGTCTCACCAACCAAGGGAGAAGCCGGCGGCGTCCCCTCCGGCACCGAAGCCTACTACTCCTACGACTACGGACGCGTCCATTTCATCGTTTTGAACTCCCACGACCTCGACCGCAAACCCACCGCCACCATGGCGCAGTGGCTCAAGGAAGACCTCGCCAAAACCTCCTCGAAGAAGTCCGACTGGATCGTCGCCTTCTGGCACCACCCACCCTACACCAAGGGAAGTCACGACTCCGATAAAGAAAAGCAACTCATCGAAATGCGTGAATACATCATGCCGATTCTCGAGTCCTCCGGAGTCGATCTCGTCCTCACCGGTCACTCCCATATTTACGAACGTTCCATGCTCATCGACGGTGCCTACGACACCCCGACCACCGCGGAAAATCATGTCCTCGATGACGGTGACGGCCACCATCAGGGTGACGGGTCCTACCAAAAAAGCCCGGGCTTGAAACCCAACGAAGGAACAATCCAGATTGTCACCGGCCACGGTGGCCAGGGGCTCCGCCGCAAAGGATATTCTCCCATCATGAAGCGTAGTATCCTCGAACATGGCTCCACACTGGTCTGGGTCAAAGGTGATACCCTGAGTGCCATCATGCTCGATAAAACAGGCAAGGTTGCCGATGAATTCCAAATCGAGAAAAAACAAGCCGTCACCCCAACCCGGATCGCCAAACCCTGGAGCCCCACCGATTTGACCGCCGGCACCTATCTAATCCCGAAAAATGCCAGCTGGTCATACCTCTCCGAAGGTCACCCCGCTGCCGAATGGGCCAAGCCGGGGTTCAATACCTCAACCTGGAAAACCGGGCGCGCCGGATTCGGCTACGGTGACAACGATGACACCACCATCACCAACATCCAAGGAAAGCAAAACTGCATCTACATCCGCAAAAACTTCACCTTAAAAAAGGCCGCAGATGCCAAAAAACTCTGGTTGTCCATCAACTACGACGACGGCTTCATCCTCTACCTCAATGGCAAGGAAGCCTTCCGCCAGAATGTCAAAAAAGGTCGCGGGAAAGAGGCCAAGGGTGTGGCCCACCACGATGCCGTCAAGTTCGATCAGTTCGATCTCTCCCCCTTCGCCTCACTGCTGAAGGAAGGCAATAACACCATCGCCATCGAAGGACACAACCGTAACCTGAATAGCTCCGACCTCAGCCTTCACCCGACGCTGATCCTAAAGACTAAATAG
- a CDS encoding ribonuclease H-like domain-containing protein, whose amino-acid sequence MRDIVYFDLETQRSFGDVGGAANKDKMGISVGVAYSTRTGEYHIFGEDQTDELVNMLTRADLVVGYNHMYFDYPVLQGYTILDLASTTVNLDMLIEVEQLLGHRLKLDAIASASLGMGKTADGLDALRWWQEYKKTGNPEPMMKIAEYCCYDVKCTKEVHEYGVNNGLLKYSDRSGNIAEVKVDWS is encoded by the coding sequence ATGCGCGACATCGTTTATTTCGACCTCGAAACCCAACGCAGCTTCGGCGACGTCGGCGGAGCTGCCAATAAAGACAAAATGGGGATTTCGGTCGGTGTCGCCTACTCTACCCGCACCGGCGAATACCACATCTTCGGCGAAGACCAAACCGACGAGCTCGTCAACATGCTCACCCGGGCAGACCTCGTCGTCGGCTACAACCACATGTATTTCGATTACCCCGTGCTGCAAGGGTACACCATCCTCGATCTCGCCAGCACCACCGTGAACCTCGATATGCTCATCGAAGTCGAACAATTGCTCGGCCACCGATTAAAACTCGATGCGATTGCCTCCGCCTCACTCGGCATGGGCAAAACCGCCGACGGACTGGACGCCCTGCGCTGGTGGCAGGAATACAAAAAAACCGGCAACCCGGAGCCCATGATGAAAATCGCCGAATACTGCTGCTACGACGTCAAATGCACCAAAGAGGTCCACGAATACGGTGTCAACAATGGCCTGCTCAAGTACTCCGACCGATCCGGCAATATTGCCGAGGTCAAAGTCGACTGGTCCTAA
- a CDS encoding S16 family serine protease produces MASFTLSRLFPIWGLSLLLTSLSNGQTDPAPSTETNHSHTGLQQTEIKGLLVMKMSNGKYAGAAAQMNATVIEKKADFEIGFNQSVGSMMDSATKEVEKFIRVRYAKRLPTGMRIEFAFSNKYSPKDGPSAAVACALMADSILSGNELDQGFAATGDMTATGDVRAVGGVQSKIKGAIKKQCTIVTIPKGNQAAVADSYIIKGLKPLYAIQIFSVETFDEALELAKSKRKENIQKAIDEFALVQKALNKNEKYIYNSKVQAKLRQVITLAPHHLSAKNLLLHGLKKGPQRLSLVGSINCINAAHENFGSILEDNSFSTSRIDQDVLTELIYEFRRLRTKLDKRTIPCTDAYVDLAEFIKDVRNRKIFNQQLQEKLTSMIETVVSERKKLFNNPQVREEIMEDYQ; encoded by the coding sequence ATGGCTTCTTTCACATTGTCACGCCTTTTTCCTATCTGGGGACTCAGTCTCTTACTCACATCACTCAGCAACGGCCAAACTGATCCGGCTCCAAGCACGGAAACCAACCATAGCCACACCGGACTCCAACAAACCGAGATCAAAGGGCTCTTGGTCATGAAAATGAGTAACGGCAAATATGCTGGTGCGGCGGCTCAAATGAACGCCACCGTGATTGAAAAAAAAGCCGACTTCGAAATCGGCTTTAACCAATCCGTTGGCAGCATGATGGACTCGGCCACCAAAGAGGTCGAAAAATTCATCCGGGTTCGATACGCCAAACGTCTCCCTACAGGCATGCGGATTGAATTTGCATTTTCAAACAAGTATTCCCCCAAAGACGGCCCATCCGCAGCCGTTGCCTGCGCACTAATGGCCGACTCCATTCTATCCGGAAACGAGCTCGATCAGGGCTTTGCCGCCACCGGCGACATGACTGCCACCGGAGATGTCCGCGCTGTGGGAGGTGTTCAATCAAAGATCAAAGGGGCCATAAAAAAACAATGCACCATCGTCACCATCCCAAAAGGAAATCAGGCAGCGGTTGCCGACTCCTACATCATCAAAGGACTCAAACCTCTGTATGCTATACAAATCTTCTCCGTTGAAACCTTCGATGAAGCTCTCGAACTCGCCAAATCGAAAAGAAAGGAAAACATACAAAAAGCCATCGATGAGTTTGCCCTGGTGCAAAAGGCACTCAATAAAAATGAGAAATACATCTATAACAGTAAAGTACAGGCAAAATTGCGGCAGGTCATCACACTTGCACCCCACCACCTGTCTGCAAAAAATCTCCTGCTTCATGGTCTGAAAAAAGGACCTCAACGGCTCTCACTCGTCGGATCCATCAATTGCATCAATGCCGCTCACGAAAACTTCGGATCCATTCTCGAGGACAATAGCTTCTCAACCAGCCGCATCGATCAAGACGTCCTCACCGAACTAATCTACGAATTCAGACGACTGCGAACCAAACTCGACAAGCGAACGATCCCCTGCACCGACGCCTACGTCGATCTCGCTGAATTTATCAAAGACGTACGCAACCGGAAAATCTTCAACCAACAACTTCAGGAAAAGCTAACCTCCATGATCGAAACCGTGGTATCCGAACGCAAAAAACTCTTCAACAATCCGCAAGTTCGCGAAGAAATCATGGAAGACTACCAATAG